Below is a window of Pseudoalteromonas undina DNA.
CAAGTTGCTGCATACTTGCCATATCAGCGCGAGAGCCACTGAGCATATTGGCAAAATGCACATCATTAAGCTCCAGCTTTAATGCAGGAAATACACTGAGGGTTTTATCTCCCTTTATCGTTAATGTGCGCCCAGTTGTTTTTTCTACCTGCTCAGACACTTTATTAAAAATGGTATCGGTAGGAATTAAAAATGGTGCAGCAACAATTAACGCTATGCATAGCAATAATATGACACCAATAACTTTAAATAAGGTCTTCATGATCATCCTTTCAAACGTGCAAATAATGCTCTTATCATAGCGGGAGTTAGCGCCAAAAGCATTGCCCAATAACTAAAAATCTACTTTCCTACATTCTAACGTGGGTATATGAATTGTAACTGAAACATTTTGATACCTTTAGGTTACAAAAAAATATTGACCAAATGATACCTACAGGTTACATTGATACCTACAGGTTACAAAATATAAATTAACACTTCCACAGGATGGACTTTATGAAACAACAAGATATTAAAACTGAAGAACAGTTTATGGGTCAAAACATATTTCTAAGTATAAGCACAAGTATGGTTTTTTTACTTCTCAGTGTTAACTCAGTAATAAAACAAGATATTGACGGGCTTTTAACTGTTGGAATGGGCGTTTTATTTTATATAGTTATAATAGCTATTTATATAACTAAAGCAGGCTTTCCATTAAAAATGTATTTTCAATATGCTTATAAAGATGAATTCCTAAATACTATCGACACGAGTGCCTATAAACATTCAATTTTTGCACTTGTTTTTTGCCTGCTTGGTGTTTTTTATAAAGGCGATGCTATTGCTAGTGAGGTTTCGCATGCAGCTATGGCAGTATTCTACTTAGGTATCATGCTCTTGGCATATGGCACTTCATTGTTTTGGCAAAGCCGCGATTAGGAAATAATGTGCAAAACCATATAGCTGAATTTCGTAAAGAGGCAGGGCTTTCACAGCAAGAACTGGCCGATGCTATTAATGTTTCACGAAAAACCATTAGCACGGTTGAAACATCTCGTTTTACACCCTCGGTGATCATTGCCTTAAAAATAGCACAGCACTTTAATACCTCAGTTGAACGGCTGTTTTCACTCGATGAACACGATTAATACAGTAATGATGCAATCTTGTGTTAATTAACTTACCAAGATTGCATCCCCTGTATTCTCCGGTATGATGCACGCCCCTGTTGCTGCTGGCTTATTTAAGCTAAAATGAAGCGACTAAAAAGTATATCTAACCGGAGAGTCTACAAGGCATGAAGAAACTGCTAATTTCACCGTCAAAAATGGCATTAGGCGAGCAAGAAAGTCAAATTTATCAAAACATTCTGAAGCAATCTTCAGAGCTAAGCCTAAACCTGATGGCTGTGAAAGTGGAAAACCATCCAGAAGACTTTTTAGGTTGGTGTTACGAGCTATTAAGCGCAAGCCGCGACCGCATTAATTATGACTTACTCGAAAGCCCACAATTACCATTATTGAAAAAGCTGCATGACCAACTTATTTCAGCCATTAGCTTTTTACAGTTAAAAACATTACGGGTAGCGCCTTGGCCAGTAGTGAGTATGTTTGTAGAGCAACATAAAGAACTGGTGGCACTTGATGAGCAGCTACGTTTAACTGCTTATATTGCAGGCCTGCGTGAAAAGCCGTTAAAAGATATGATCCCTGAAGACTTACTCGCTTTTAGCGGTAAGCATATGGCATCACTCAATCCGAGTACTTATAACTTTGATGTAGAATGGTTTGCCTCTACTAAAAGCGCCAAAGGTTTTCACCAGATGCTGGCTGATTTGCCAGGCGCATTCGACGATGCACTCAGCAACATTCCACTTGAGGGTGATGTAGCGCTAGGTAATTACCAACAATTTGTAATTGCTTATTTGAGTGCATTTAATGGTAGTGATGAAAAACCAACTCTGGCGCCTGCCACCCGTTTATTAGCAATGCGTCGCCCTGATGTGTTTACTCCAATTAGTAACAGTCGCTTAGATGCACTTTGCTCCGCACTTGGTATCACCAAATTAAATAACCGTGACTTTGAGCGTTACTGGCAAGATGTAGTACAAAGCATTCACGCTATGTCATGGTTTAAAATGGCCAATGCTGGTAATGAACTAGAAACACAGTTGGTGGACATTAAAGCGCTTATACCTTGCTTTTTTTACTATGCAGATACTAATACTGCAGATAACTCTAACTACATTAAGCTACTTAATAAACCTACACGTAGCAATTCTAGCAGCAGTAAAGCGCCACGCCGAGGCAAAGAATCTGCTGAGATTTTAGTGGATCGCGCTCTTGCTGCTGATGATGTTCCAGAGCATATTCGTGCTAAACGTGACTCTATTATTAGCGAAGTACAAAAAGGCCGCGGTGTTAACGAAACAATTACCCTAATGCGTGCCATTTTTGGTTAATTAACCCACAAGAAAAATAAAATAGCCTAGCAGCGCTTTGATGGTGCAGCTAGGCTGTTTTTTGCACCAGCAAAGTGAACCTGCTAAATAATTACTTTTCTATCCCTACCTCATATTATTTTCAATACATTGTTTTAAGTAATAAAAATAATTTATAAACGAATAAGTTTAATTTGGCACACACAGTGCAAATACCCCATTAGTAACATAATAAAATGCCGCCAAACAAAAGGTTGTAGTCGTTCATAATAAAAAGCCTTGGCGTGCAAAATCATACAATGGGAAATGAGACATGCTAAAACTACAAAAAACAATATTGATCAGTGCATTGGCATTAACAGGACTGACATCAACTGCTGCATTTGCTGAAGTAACAGCAAATGCAGCAGCCACTTCAAACTACTTATGGCGCGGACAAGAGCAAACTGGGGGCGATGCAGCTGTATCTGGCGGTATTGATTACGCTAATGAATCTGGCTTTTATGCGGGTACTTGGGCGTCAAATGCGTCTTGGGCCGATGAAATGACCTACGAGCTAGACTTATACGCAGGTTTTGGCGGCGCAATTAATGAAAGCGTGAGTTATGACGTAGGGTATATCTATTATGCGTACCCTGATGCGGCATCAGGTGCAGATGCAGATTTTTCTGAAGTCTACGGTAGCATTAGTGTGCAAGGCTTTACATTTGGTGCAGCCGTACTTGCAACATCTGCAGCCAGTGGTGATGGTACTGATTTTGGTGATTCATTGTATTTAAATGCCGATTACAGCTTCGCTGTTGGTAGCAATGGCACTGAAATGGCGCTACACATAGGGCATTACTCAGGCGATTTCATCGGTGATGACAATATTATTGATTATGGTGTATCGGTGTCTAAAGATGGTTTTACTTTTGGCCTATCTGATAACGACATGGATGGCTCTGATATAAAAGCCTATGTAGCCTACGCTGTAGACTTTAACCTATAAAAAGAATGTGTTACTTGCTGCAACACTAAGGGCCGCAAGGCCCTTTCTCGTTTAGAGCGGTTTAAAAATGCTCGTAATCCTCCCTAGGATTAGCTACTAAAGCACCCTACTATATTACCCGCCTCGGTCAATCAACGACTACCTAGCTACCGTTAAATATTTCCGCGTTATGCTAACTCGCTTAAATAAGCATTATTGTGTATTGGCATTATATTCTCTGTTTCAAATAAGCTTTTTATACCAATTCGCTAAAACAAAAGGCCGCACGAAATGCGGCCTTTAAATCACTTAGCGTTAAAACTTAGCTAAATTATTTTTATTGTCTTTATCTACAAGCTTAATGTAAGGGTCTATCCCAGCGTACATGGGTTTTTCTTTTACTTTAAGTTCGATGGTGTTTGCACCAGACACTATTTGATGTTTTTGTGAATAAATCACAAAGTCTTCAGCTAGAAGGTTTTCAGGATCATCATTGAATAATGCAATATCAATCATTTCATCAAGTGGTTGTTCGGTTTCTTCACCTTGGCCATCGGCACGCTGTTTCGTTGCTTCAACGCTCAGTGTTACCGTGTAAAAACCCTCGCTATCAGTGCTATCTGTAATCGATACCTCTTTCATTTCAAGCTCATAAAGTGTTATATACTTAAACTGATCATCAATAAAGCGTTGCTCTGCTTTTGTTGCATCTCGTTTTAAATAACTGAGTAAATCGAGTGTGGTGGGGTATGGCGTTGATTGGTATTTAAACTCATTCAAAAATGCTTTAAGTGCTGCATTTAAGCGTTTTTCACCTAAGCGATCATATAGCGCCATCATCACAACAGAACCTTTATTGTAGTGAAGATACTGCTGAGCCTGCGTTTTATACAGCGGCATTTCTTCAAACGCTTCCCCTGTACGACCCATTAAGTATTTGTCTAGCTCGTATTTTAAAAACTTACGTAGCTTCTCGGCGCCAAAGCGTTTTTTTAACACCATAAGCGCACTGTATTGGGAGAGCGTTTCTGATATAACGGCACTGCCCTCTACATTAGCCCCTGATACTTGATGTCCCCACCATTGGTGCGCCACTTCATGTGCGGTTACATAATAAGGGAGGTCAACTTTACTCTCATCCCTTAAATCTGTAACAAAACCAATACTTTCTGAGTAAGGCACTGTATTGGCAAAACTTTGCGCAAATGAGCGATATTTTGGAAACTCAATAATACGTAACTGCTTATGCTGATACGGGCCAAATGCTTGGGTATAGTAATCTATTGAGTCTTGTACCGACTCAATCATACGGTCAACATTCCATGCATGATCTTTGTGGTAGTACACTTCAATATTTACACCGTTATGCTCAACCTTTTTGCTTTCAAGTTCAGCCGAAAGCACAGAATAAAAGTTTAAAATAGGGGCATCCATTTCATAAACAAAAGTACGGCGCCCGTCTTTTACACTCTCACTTTTTAAGTAACCAGGTGTAATTGCAAATTGCGACTCATCGGTAGTTACCGTTGCTTTATAGCTTATAAACCCATTATCAGGACCAAACTCATTTTGCGTATAATAGCGGCTGTCTTCTAGTTTATGCGCACGTTCAAGCTCGGGTAAATCGTGCTTACGACGCTCATACTTATCCGCAATTTGAAAATACCTTTGATAACCAAAATTCGGTAATAACTCTCTATTATTTATAAATGTACCGTTATACACCAGCTGAGTATCTGAATACCTATCAACAAAACCTTTATGTTCTCGGGAAACTGAAAGCTCACCTTCGCGTACTTCATTAGGCATTAGCGGTTGTTCAAACTCAAACCATACCATATCAAACTCAGGTAAACGCTCTACTATTTTCCCGCCGGCCATTTTTACATCCCAGCTTTTAGCGTGGTTAGGCTCGTTAATTAACACACGGGCTATTGGCTCGTTAGCGGTATTAGTAAACTTAATTTTTGCAACGGCGGTTAATGCACGCTTTTTAGGGTAAATATCAATGTGTAAATTAACATCGGTTATTACAGGGAGTGGCAAATCTTTGTATTGTGAAAACTCTTGTTCATAGCTTACTTGAAGAGTTTCGTTATCATCACTTGTTACAAACTCGTTGAGCATACGGGTGTTGTGATAAATGTTATAACCTGCTCCCACAAATACCAATAAACTTATAGCGGCAGCAATTTGACCTTTTAAAGACATGTTGTAACGTATTAAAGATAAGCGAGTGCGCAATGTTTGCGACGGGCCGCGATGCCATAAAGCAAACCCAAAAATAGCCAAAAATACACTTAATGCGCCCCAATATAAGGTGTACCAATGCGCGCCTTGTAAAAAGTGTCCGTAACCGTTTATATCAGAATACGGTACGCTACTACTTTGCGAAAAGTGATACATGTGATGCTCAAATCCGTAAGCACCCATTACCATTTGGGCAATGTAATACAGAATAAATAACCCCATACCTATATATTTATTAGGGCTAATTATTTGCAAAAAGAACGCCAAAATAGCCATCATAATTAAAGGCAGTAACGTAAGATAACCTAACCTAAATAAGTACTGGCCAAGCTCTAGATTAAATTGCCCCTTAAATAGTTGTACTGCAATGGTAAACATCATACCTACTAAATAAAGACCACACACCGCAGTGATTAACGCAATAATTTTAGATACCCAAAACACACTGTTATGAACTGGGAAACTGTCAACAATATCGCCCATACCACTGTAGCGCTCCCGCCAAACCAGCTCTGCGCTGTAATAAGCAATAATGATAAACATAAATAAGCTAGAGGTGTTTTGAATGATGCTCACCATATTTTGTGTCAGTGGCCAATCCGTTGTGCCATACGCGCCAATAGGAGCAAAGAGTGGCACAAGCAACATCGTAATACTTACACCGGCTAAAATCATAAAAGGCGCACTTAATATAACCTGCTTAAGTTCAAATAAGCTGCGCATTACTAGTTGCGATTGCGTATTGATCCCTTTTGATTTGTAATTTTTAGCCTTGCTAATAAGTGCTGCTTGTTTATTTTTTACAAACGTAGATACAGCAAATTGTTTTTTTTGTTTTTTAGTTACTACGCGATTACCTAACTTCCCTAGACCAAAAAACATCGCTAAGCTTATTGCTACCCACAAAATACGGTTAATCAAAAAATCGCCCGAGAGCGTTAACACTTCGGTATTTTTATCACTTACAGTCCAATAACGGGTTAAGTCAATTAACGAACCTGACCCAAATGGATCGGCGTATACAACAATATCTCTAAATGCTAAGTCATCAAAGTAGATGCCCGCTATTTGATAGGTTATAAAAATCACTACAGCTGTAACATATACCGCCATCATGGTTTTAAAATACACAGCCACACTATTAAAAATAGCCGAAAGTACTAACAAGCTGGGTATTGCTAAAAATAAAAAAGGGGCTGTGTAATATATTAACTTATTAGGGCCTACTAGCTCACTATCGAGCCAGCCAACCAATAAACCAAATTGCGATCCAAAAAACACACCCAGCGGCACCGTTAAAAAAACAACTAGCACCACTAAGTAAGCACCAAAAAAACGCCCAGATTGATAAGCAAGAGGGTTAACCGGCTTACTAAACACCAACTCATCCATTTTGCTCTCACTGTTGCGAATAGCTGAGCTGGCAACAAAGTTAACCACTAAAAACATAGCAAGCGTACAAAAGGTAACCGTTAAAACCATAATGGTATAAGGCGAGTTCATATGAACATTAGCCCCGCCTAACGGAAGCTTACTACTAGAGCTTATAAAAAACGCCATAAAAAAGAAGATTAATGACGTCACATAAAACGAAGGTTGGCGCACAAAATAGCGCAGTTCAAACGCGAGCATATTAAAAAACATAGCGCCCCCTTATGCTACTTGGCTGTTACGATGATTAAGCAACGCAGAAAAATACACATCTTCTAGGTTTGCGTTACTCGTTTCAAAGCCTTCGGGTGCTTGCTCTGCTAATACATGTAATATGGTTTGCCCAGCAAATAAGCGTTTTGAAATAACAGGCAGTTGTGATTCAAGCTCTTGCGCTTCTTCTTGGCTCATGGCCTTGCGCCAAATTTGCCCTTGCAGTTTATCGGTAAGGGCAATTGGGTTACCCTCTAATAGTATTTTACCGCCAGCCAGTACAGCCATGTTTGGGCAAAGCTCTGCTACATCTTCAACAATGTGGGTCGATAATATAACTACTTTTTGCTCGCCTAAGCTTACTAACAAGTTATGAAAACGATTTCGCTCCTCAGGATCTAAACCTGCAGTTGGCTCATCAACAATTAGTAAATCAGGGTCGCCCAATAATGCTTGTGCAATACCAAAACGCTGGCGCATACCCCCCGAAAAACCACTAACGGCTTTTGAGCGATGTTGATATAAATTAGTATGTGCAAGCAAGCCTTCCACCGACTCTTTACGTTCTGCTTTGTTGTGAATACCTTTTAAAACAGCCATATGATCGAGTAAATCGTAAGCGTTAACACGCGGATATACACCAAAATCTTGTGGTAAATAGCCTAAACGCTGACGCAATGCTTGTGGGTCTTTAAACACATCAATGCCATCAAAAGTAATAGAGCCCTGATCAGCTGACTGCAATGTAGAAATAGTTCGCATTAACGACGATTTACCCGCACCATTTGGCCCAAGTAATCCGAACATACCTTTACCAATTGATAAATCAACACCTTGAAGTGCATGTACGCCGTTGTCGTAGGTTTTTGATAACCCTGTTATTGATAGCATTTTTTACTTCCTTGAATTGTAAGTATTATTTTTATGCTGCTTTATACCACATTAAAAACAGGAACATAAGTTAGTAACTAGTTAACTTTGTAACAATAAATAAACAGAAATTCATTCTAATAACACTTGCTTAGAAATGAGCCTCTCGGTATAAAAACAAAACACTCTAAAAATAAGAAGCGAACAGCCATGCAAGATCACA
It encodes the following:
- a CDS encoding helix-turn-helix transcriptional regulator; the protein is MQNHIAEFRKEAGLSQQELADAINVSRKTISTVETSRFTPSVIIALKIAQHFNTSVERLFSLDEHD
- a CDS encoding TorF family putative porin — encoded protein: MLKLQKTILISALALTGLTSTAAFAEVTANAAATSNYLWRGQEQTGGDAAVSGGIDYANESGFYAGTWASNASWADEMTYELDLYAGFGGAINESVSYDVGYIYYAYPDAASGADADFSEVYGSISVQGFTFGAAVLATSAASGDGTDFGDSLYLNADYSFAVGSNGTEMALHIGHYSGDFIGDDNIIDYGVSVSKDGFTFGLSDNDMDGSDIKAYVAYAVDFNL
- a CDS encoding ABC transporter permease/M1 family aminopeptidase, yielding MFFNMLAFELRYFVRQPSFYVTSLIFFFMAFFISSSSKLPLGGANVHMNSPYTIMVLTVTFCTLAMFLVVNFVASSAIRNSESKMDELVFSKPVNPLAYQSGRFFGAYLVVLVVFLTVPLGVFFGSQFGLLVGWLDSELVGPNKLIYYTAPFLFLAIPSLLVLSAIFNSVAVYFKTMMAVYVTAVVIFITYQIAGIYFDDLAFRDIVVYADPFGSGSLIDLTRYWTVSDKNTEVLTLSGDFLINRILWVAISLAMFFGLGKLGNRVVTKKQKKQFAVSTFVKNKQAALISKAKNYKSKGINTQSQLVMRSLFELKQVILSAPFMILAGVSITMLLVPLFAPIGAYGTTDWPLTQNMVSIIQNTSSLFMFIIIAYYSAELVWRERYSGMGDIVDSFPVHNSVFWVSKIIALITAVCGLYLVGMMFTIAVQLFKGQFNLELGQYLFRLGYLTLLPLIMMAILAFFLQIISPNKYIGMGLFILYYIAQMVMGAYGFEHHMYHFSQSSSVPYSDINGYGHFLQGAHWYTLYWGALSVFLAIFGFALWHRGPSQTLRTRLSLIRYNMSLKGQIAAAISLLVFVGAGYNIYHNTRMLNEFVTSDDNETLQVSYEQEFSQYKDLPLPVITDVNLHIDIYPKKRALTAVAKIKFTNTANEPIARVLINEPNHAKSWDVKMAGGKIVERLPEFDMVWFEFEQPLMPNEVREGELSVSREHKGFVDRYSDTQLVYNGTFINNRELLPNFGYQRYFQIADKYERRKHDLPELERAHKLEDSRYYTQNEFGPDNGFISYKATVTTDESQFAITPGYLKSESVKDGRRTFVYEMDAPILNFYSVLSAELESKKVEHNGVNIEVYYHKDHAWNVDRMIESVQDSIDYYTQAFGPYQHKQLRIIEFPKYRSFAQSFANTVPYSESIGFVTDLRDESKVDLPYYVTAHEVAHQWWGHQVSGANVEGSAVISETLSQYSALMVLKKRFGAEKLRKFLKYELDKYLMGRTGEAFEEMPLYKTQAQQYLHYNKGSVVMMALYDRLGEKRLNAALKAFLNEFKYQSTPYPTTLDLLSYLKRDATKAEQRFIDDQFKYITLYELEMKEVSITDSTDSEGFYTVTLSVEATKQRADGQGEETEQPLDEMIDIALFNDDPENLLAEDFVIYSQKHQIVSGANTIELKVKEKPMYAGIDPYIKLVDKDNKNNLAKF
- a CDS encoding ABC transporter ATP-binding protein, with amino-acid sequence MLSITGLSKTYDNGVHALQGVDLSIGKGMFGLLGPNGAGKSSLMRTISTLQSADQGSITFDGIDVFKDPQALRQRLGYLPQDFGVYPRVNAYDLLDHMAVLKGIHNKAERKESVEGLLAHTNLYQHRSKAVSGFSGGMRQRFGIAQALLGDPDLLIVDEPTAGLDPEERNRFHNLLVSLGEQKVVILSTHIVEDVAELCPNMAVLAGGKILLEGNPIALTDKLQGQIWRKAMSQEEAQELESQLPVISKRLFAGQTILHVLAEQAPEGFETSNANLEDVYFSALLNHRNSQVA